TACAGTTTCTGTTTCAAATGCTGAGCTTCGGCATGATCGTCTCTTCGGCACTGATGATCTGGAAGGGCCTGATGGTCGTTACCGGCAGCGAGTCCCCGATTGTTGTGGTGTTGAGCGGAAGCATGGAACCGGCGTTCCACCGTGGCGACTTGCTGTTTCTCACGAATCAGGATGAACCGGTGCGAGTAGGTGAAATTGTGGTGTTCAAAATCGAAGGCCGTGATATTCCGATCGTCCACCGGGTCATCAAGCTGCACGAGAAGTAGGTTGATGCGAGGAGACTCCCGCCTGCCgaatgttttgttaatttgcttTTACTCTGGTTCCAGGAGTAACGGAACGGTCAAGTTCTTGACGAAGGGTGATAACAACTCCGTCGATGACCGAGGCCTGTACGCACCTGGTCAGCTGTGGTTAACGAAAAAGGATATTGTGGGACGAGCAAGAGGCTTTCTGCCATATGTTGGCATGATCACGATCTACATGAACGAGTATCCTAAGCTAAAGTTCGGCATTCTCGGCTTGCTAGCGCTATATGTACTCCTGCATAGGGAATGAACGTAGCCTGATCATGTCTTCTCGCCGTCGAcacaatttccttttttcgtacTAAACGCTCCGTGGTTTATTGTTCCACCAACTGCAAGAATCTGCCAGCGGGAC
The sequence above is a segment of the Anopheles darlingi chromosome 2, idAnoDarlMG_H_01, whole genome shotgun sequence genome. Coding sequences within it:
- the LOC125949431 gene encoding signal peptidase complex catalytic subunit SEC11A, translated to MGMMESLGLSGLAGGVQRMDKRQFLFQMLSFGMIVSSALMIWKGLMVVTGSESPIVVVLSGSMEPAFHRGDLLFLTNQDEPVRVGEIVVFKIEGRDIPIVHRVIKLHEKSNGTVKFLTKGDNNSVDDRGLYAPGQLWLTKKDIVGRARGFLPYVGMITIYMNEYPKLKFGILGLLALYVLLHRE